Proteins encoded within one genomic window of Parus major isolate Abel unplaced genomic scaffold, Parus_major1.1 Scaffold419, whole genome shotgun sequence:
- the ALDH16A1 gene encoding aldehyde dehydrogenase family 16 member A1: MAALSVLGAPPVPKIFATMEEGPIPGGINPGEAWLESHSRSLGHFVDGTWLKPPGRTSLECQEATTGRTVAVVPAGDSSDLAVAVAAAAAAAKAWAGLAAPQRGQCLTRLAATLEGDRRATMGALLALAGGRPLCRTLGADLDLGLRLLQVPAVEAQLGLPGLEGWTPMGVVAVVLGGPCSLPALLWKLGPLLAMGNTALVLSPPAAALPLLLLGELSGEGAALPPGVINVLAGPPELCQALHAHSEVTSVTFLGAPQEELQALVWGSPCRGPRLGRPCGGRIVVIVLDSADLDSAAAAIAATAANPPVLFPWGGCVVLAQDAVGAALERRLQARLRGLRLGDPMDPKTEVGPLPPGTCLPEGMVQEAQEEGAQVFQAALPPLPAGSHRFYPPTLISGVAPTLCCLREPAPGPLLVLLPVRGPTEAVAVASALPQTAAAAVWAQDITVALDTADRLPQGLVWLNSLDLLDPSGGCAGGATDTDLDEALREFGCPPWEQPPKVDELLSPLVTTDDPGYPELAQAVAAARGAAPGWGRLPGASRARVLRGASAALGAGHGSPEDGDTGDTDGSSQRALLRWAARAERAGGAVQDVPGGRALLTRRPLGVLGVAWGWPRPLELQLLLPALALGNCVVVVAPPGGVGPAQRLRKALLAAGLPGGALTVLPGNSRQSGSHLARQHPDGLWLCGGDADCDWASVVSVPRVWGVPAGLLGAPGQASPPGAERELELRCTRPHWLWLPGGGP, encoded by the exons ATGGCTGCTCTGTCGGTCCTCGGGGCTCCCCCGGTTCCCAAAATCTTCGCCACGATGGAGGAGGGGCCGATCCCCGGTGGTATCAACCCGGGAGAG GCATGGCTGGAGTCCCACAGCCGCAGCCTCGGACACTTTGTGGACGGAACGTGGCTGAAGCCACCAGGAAGGACAAGCCTGGAATGCCAGGAGGCCACCACCG GCCGGACGGTGGCAGTGGTGCCGGCAGGGGACAGTTCAGACCTGGCCGTGGCTgtggcggcagcagcagcagcggccaaggcctgggcagggctggcgGCGCCGCAGCGGGGGCAGTGCCTGACCCG GCTGGCTGCCACATTGGAAGGTGACCGGAGGGCGACAATGGgggccctgctggccctggctgggGGGCGGCCGCTCTGCCGGACCCTCGGAGCTGACCTGGACTTGGGGCTGCGGCTGCTCCAGGTACCTGCGGTGGAGGCCCAGCTTGGCCTCCCTGGCCTGGAGGGCTGGACCCCCATGG GGGTGGTGGCTGTGGTCCTGGGGGGTCCCTGCTCGCTGCCAGCATTGCTCTGGAAATTGGGGCCGCTCCTGGCCATGG GGAACACGGCTCTGGTGTTGTCCCCTCCGGCCGCAGCtctgccgctgctgctgctgggggagctcAGTGGGGAGGGAGCGGCGCTGCCTCCCGGGGTCATCAACGTCCTGGCAGgacccccagagctgtgccaggccctgcATGCCCACTCCGAAGTCACCTCTGTCACCTTCCTTGGAGCCCCCCAG gaggagctgcaggcccTGGTTTGGGGGTCCCCGTGCCGGGGGCCACGCCTGGGGCGTCCCTGCGGGGGCCGCATCGTTGTCATCGTCCTTGACTCGGCTGACCTGGACAGTGCGGCCGCCGCCATCGCTGCTACTGCTGCCAACCCCCCGGTGCTG TTCCCGTGGGGGGGGTGCGTGGTGCTGGCTCAGGATGCGGTGGGAGCAGCGCTGGAGCGGCGGCTCCAGGCCCGGCTCAGGGGGCTGCGGCTTGGGGACCCTATGGACCCGAAAACGGAGGTGGGGCCGCTGCCCCCTGGGACCTGCCTGCCTGAGGGGATGGTGCAGGAGGCGCAGGAGGAGGGGGCTCAG GTTTTCCAGGCTGCACTGCCACCACTGCCGGCAGGGAGCCATCGTTTCTACCCCCCAACGCTGATCTCAGGGGTGGCCCCCACCTTGTGCTGCCTGCGGGAGCCG gcccCAGGGccactgctggtgctgctgcccgTGCGTGGCCCCACTGAGGCCGTGGCCGTGGCCTCAGCACTGCCCCAAACcgcagctgctgctgtctgggcCCAGGACATCACCGTGGCCTTGGACACGGCAGACAG GCTGCCCCAGGGGCTAGTGTGGCTCAACTCCCTGGACCTGCTGGACCCCAGCGGGGGCTGCGCTGGGGGGGCCACAGACACTGACCTGGATGAG GCGCTGCGAGAGTTCGGGTGCCCCCCCTGGGAACAACCCCCCAAGGTGGATGAGCTGCTCAG cccatTGGTGACCACGGATGACCCCGGCTATCCTGAGCTGGCTCAGGCCGTGGCCGCCGCCCGAGGGGCTGCCCCAGG GTGGGGGCGGCTGCCGGGGGCGTCGCGGGCCCGGGTGTTGCGGGGGGCGTCGGCGGCGCTGGGGGCGGGACACGGGAGCCCCGAGGACGGCGACACCGGCGATACCGACGGGAGCTCGCAGAGGGCGCTGCTGCGCTGGGCGGCGCGCGCGGAGCGCGCAGGCGGGGCCGTGCAG GACGTGCCCGGGGGGCGGGCCTTGCTGACGCGACGGCCGCTCGGCGTGTTGGGCGTGGCCTGGGGGTGGCCCCgccccctggagctgcagctcctcctcccgGCGCTCGCGCTCGGAAACTGTGTCGTGGTGGtagcgccccctggcggcgtCGGTCCCGCACAACGGCTACGAAAG gctctgctggccGCGGGGCTCCCGGGGGGTGCCCTGACGGTGCTTCCCGGGAATTCCCGGCAGTCCGGATCCCACCTGGCGCGACAGCACCCGGACGGGCTCTGGCTCTGCGGGGGCGACGCG GATTGCGACTGGGCCTCTGTCGTGAGCGTCCCACGCGTCTGGGGGGTCCCGGCGGGACTCCTGGGGGCTCCGGGGCAGGCCTCCCCCCCCGGAGCCGAGCGGGAGCTGGAGCTGCGCTGCACCCGCCCCCACTGGCTTTGGCTGCCGGGGGGCGGTCCCTGA
- the PIH1D1 gene encoding PIH1 domain-containing protein 1: protein MTDPSLLSAELEADEEEEAALRRLLLQVTPDHEEAPRPGPARAVTPQPGLCVKTRAGGDKVFVNVCHSPEVPPPPPVSPLGLQRLLQEPPGPDGGFRIPMSLGEPHAELDRGGRGCTAYDVVVNSGFFRTLQADPLYLEFFLTVAMEGLSEKYGVELEPTGWRVLRNRKFLGSISAQNIRARPRPHIQELPGPPDPPQFVVVAEPSAQDPQVLQARVHLPQVEGAGSLWLGLSEERLLLVRPPPGGAATYGAACPPARQGALLELGLPLPADPARCRARFHRRSKVLTVTMPLRV, encoded by the exons ATGACGGACCCGTCGCTGCTCTCGGCCGAGCTGGAGGcggacgaggaggaggaggcggcgcTGCGGcggctcctgctgcag GTGACCCCGGACCATGAGGAGGCCccgcgccccggccccgcccgcgCGGTCACCCCGCAGCCGG GGCTGTGCGTGAAGACCCGCGCGGGTGGGGACAAAGTGTTCGTCAACGTTTGTCACTCGCCCGAGGtgccgccgcccccgcccgtGTCCCCCCTGGGCCTCCagaggctcctgcaggagcccccTGGCCCCGACGGCGGCTTCCGGATCCCCATGAGCCTCGGGGAGCCCCACGCCGAGCTCGACCGAG GAGGCCGAGGCTGCACTGCCTACGACGTGGTGGTGAATTCGGGGTTTTTCAGGACGCTCCAG GCCGATCCTTTGTACCTCGAGTTCTTCCTGACCGTGGCCATGGAGGGGCTGTCGGAGAAGTATGGGGTGGAACTGGAGCCCACCG GCTGGCGGGTGCTGCGGAATCGGAAATTCCTGGGCTCCATCTCAGCCCAGAATAtccgggcccggccccggccccacATCCAGGAGCTCCCCGG TCCCCCAGACCCCCCACAGTTCGTGGTGGTGGCTGAGCCCTCGGCCCAGGACCCGCAGGTGCTGCAGGCCCGGGTCCACCTGCCCCAGGTG GAGGGGGCGGGGTCTctctggctggggctgagcGAGGAGCGGCTGCTGCTGGTTCGCccgccgccagggggcgccgcCACGTATGGGGCCGCGTGTCCGCCCGcccgccagggggcgctgctggagctggggctgcccctccCCGCCGACCCGGCGCGGTGCCGCGCGCGCTTCCACCGCCGCTCCAAG GTTCTCACGGTGACGATGCCGCTGCGGGTGTGA
- the SLC17A7 gene encoding vesicular glutamate transporter 1, which translates to MEFNKEEFRRQLGAGLGRLHRFLERRQDDPESLELSSGGATPTPPRPPVLDCTFCGLPRRYGIAILCGIGFCISFGIRCNLGVAVVSMVNPSMGSRGGHSVPQHAQFNWDPETVGMIHGSFFWGYIVTQIPGGFIAQKFAANRVFGLAIVSTSVLNMLIPSAARTHVGCVIAVRVMQGLVEGVTYPACHGIWSKWAPPLERSRLATTAFCGSYAGAVVAMPLAGVLVQYTGWSSVFYVYGSFGVFWYLFWVLVSYESPAQHPTISPEERKYIEESIGESVGMATPFPQLATPWRHFFTSMPVYAIIVANFCRSWTFYLLLISQPAYFEEVFGFEISKVGLLSALPHLVMTIVVPIGGQIADFLRSRGLMSTTNVRKMMNCGGFGMEATLLLVVGYSHSRAVAISFLVLAVGFSGFAISGFNVNHLDIAPRYASVLMGLSNGVGTLSGMVCPLIVGALTRHKTREEWQWVFLIAALVHYAGVAFYGAFASGEPQPWAEPPREEAEPLAPGGLGSDEEEEEEGEEEGGGVGGVGGGGPPGGPPASYGATGTTPAPGTPHG; encoded by the exons ATGGAATTCAACAAGGAGGAATTCCGGCGCCAGctgggggctgggctgggccgcCTGCACAG GTTCCTGGAGCGGCGCCAGGATGACCCCGAGAGCCTGGAGCTGAGCTCGGGGGGGGCCACCCCAACCCCACCGCGTCCCCCCGTGCTGGACTGCACGTTCTGCGGGCTGCCCCGGCGCTACGGGATCGCCATCCTGTGCGGGATCGGCTTCTGCATCAGCTTCGGCATCCGCTGCAACCTGGGTGTGGCCGTGGTCAGCATGGTCAACCCCA GTATGGGGTCCCGGGGGGGGCACA GTGTCCCCCAGCATGCCCAGTTCAACTGGGACCCCGAGACAGTGGGGATGATCCACGGCTCCTTCTTCTGGGGCTACATTGTCACCCAGATCCCTGGCGGCTTCATCGCCCAGAAATTTGCTGCCAACAG GGTGTTCGGGCTGGCCATCGTGTCCACCTCGGTGCTGAATATGCTGATCCCGTCGGCCGCGCGCACCCACGTCGGCTGTGTCATCGCCGTGCGCGTCATGCAGGGGCTGGTTGAG GGTGTGACCTATCCCGCCTGTCACGGCATCTGGAGCAAGTGGGCACCGCCCCTGGAGCGGAGCCGCCTGGCCACCACGGCTTTCTGCG GCTCGTACGCGGGGGCGGTGGTGGCCATGCCGCTGGCCGGGGTCCTGGTGCAATACACGGGGTGGAGCTCGGTGTTCTACGTCTACG GCAGTTTCGGGGTGTTCTGGTACCTCTTCTGGGTGTTGGTGTCCTACgagagccctgcccagcaccccACGATCTCCCCCGAGGAGCGCAAATACATCGAGGAGAGCATCGGCGAGAGCGTGGGCA TGGCCACTCCCTTTCCACAGCTGGCCACGCCCTGGCGCCACTTCTTCACCTCGATGCCCGTCTATGCCATCATTGTGGCCAACTTCTGTCGCAGCTGGACCTTCTATCTGCTGCTCATCAGCCAGCCAGCCTATTTCGAGGAGGTCTTTGGCTTTGAAATCAGCAAG GTGGGGCTGCTGTCGGCGCTGCCGCACCTGGTGATGACCATCGTGGTGCCCATTGGGGGCCAGATCGCCGATTTCCTGCGCTCCCGGGGACTCATGTCCACCACCAATGTCCGCAAGATGATGAACTGCGGCG GGTTTGGCATGGAAGCCACACTGCTGCTGGTCGTGGGCTACTCCCACTCCCGGGCCGTGGCCATCTCCTTcctggtgctggctgtgggCTTCAGTGGTTTCGCCATCTCTg GCTTCAACGTGAACCACCTGGACATCGCCCCGCGCTACGCCAGCGTCCTCATGGGGCTGTCCAACGGCGTGGGGACACTGTCCGGCATGGTGTGTCCCCTCATCGTGGGGGCACTCACACGCCACAAG ACGCGGGAGGAGTGGCAGTGGGTGTTCCTGATCGCCGCGCTCGTGCACTACGCGGGCGTGGCTTTCTACGGCGCCTTCGCCTCGGGGGAGCCGCAGCCGTGGGCGGAGCCGCCGCGGGAGGAGGCGGAGCCGCTGGCGCCGGGCGGCCTGGGCAGcgacgaggaggaggaggaggaaggggaggaagagggaggaggagtCGGAGGAGTCGGCGGGGGTGGGCCCCCGGGAGGACCCCCCGCGAGTTACGGGGCCACCGGCACCACCCCGGCCCCGGGGACCCCCCATGGGTGA
- the RPL13A gene encoding 60S ribosomal protein L13a, translating into MAEPRVLVIDGRGHLLGRLAAIVAKQVLLGRRVVVVRCEGINISGNFYRNKLKFLAFLRKRMNTNPSRGPFHFRAPSRIFWRTVRGMLPHKTKRGQAALERLKVFDGIPPPYDKRKRMVVPAALKIIRLKPTRKFAVLGRLAHEVGWKYRDVTEALEEKRKEKAKLRYNKKRKMMSLRRRAERNAEKKAAPFTAVLRQHGLLL; encoded by the exons ATGGCGGAGCCGCGG GTTCTGGTGATCGACGGCCGCGGGCACCTCCTGGGCCGGCTGGCGGCGATCGTGGCcaagcaggtgctgctgg GCCGCCGCGTGGTCGTGGTTCGCTGCGAGGGCATCAACATCTCCGGGAACTTCTACCGCAACAAAC TGAAATTCCTGGCGTTcctgaggaagaggatgaaCACCAATCCCTCCCGGGGCCCGTTTCACTTCCGAGCCCCCAGCAGGATCTTCTGGCGCACGGTCCGAG GGATGCTGCCCCACAAGACCAAGCGGGGCCAGGCGGCCCTGGAGCGGCTCAAGGTGTTCGATGGGATCCCCCCGCCCTACGACAAG CGGAAGCGGATGGTGGTGCCAGCTGCCCTCAAAATCATCCGGCTCAAACCCACGCGCAAG TTTGCCGTACTGGGCCGGCTGGCGCACGAGGTGGGCTGGAAGTACCGGGATGTGACGGAAGcactggaggagaaaaggaaggagaaggcgAAGCTTCGGTACAACAAAAAGAGGAAGATGATG AGCCTGCGGCGCCGGGCCGAGCGCAATGCGGAGAAGAAGGCGGCGCCGTTCACGGCGGTGCTTCGGCAGCACGGGCTCCTGCTGTAA